A genome region from Bradyrhizobium sp. WSM1417 includes the following:
- a CDS encoding Dps family protein: MSKAPQKVSPDLDTPTDLSSQAVNKVSEALNVLLADAFALYLKTKNFHWHISGRHFRDYHLLLDEQSDQIFATTDQLAERVRKIGGTTLKSIGQIAKLQTIKDNNEDYVPPREMLRELMQDNKQVAAAMRKAHDVCDDAGDVASASILENFIDETERRTWFLFEATRQEGANEA, encoded by the coding sequence GTGAGCAAAGCCCCACAAAAGGTCTCGCCCGACCTCGATACCCCCACCGATCTGTCGTCCCAGGCGGTCAACAAAGTTTCGGAGGCGCTCAACGTGCTTCTGGCCGACGCGTTCGCGCTGTATCTGAAGACCAAGAATTTCCACTGGCACATCAGCGGCCGGCATTTCCGCGATTATCATCTGCTGCTTGACGAGCAGTCCGACCAGATCTTCGCCACCACCGACCAGCTCGCCGAGCGCGTCCGCAAGATCGGCGGCACCACGCTGAAATCGATCGGGCAGATCGCCAAGCTCCAGACCATCAAGGACAACAACGAAGACTATGTCCCGCCGCGCGAGATGCTGCGCGAGCTGATGCAGGACAACAAGCAGGTCGCCGCGGCAATGCGCAAAGCGCACGACGTGTGCGACGACGCCGGTGACGTTGCCAGCGCCAGCATTCTCGAAAACTTCATCGACGAGACCGAGCGCCGCACCTGGTTCCTGTTCGAAGCCACGAGACAGGAAGGCGCGAACGAGGCGTAG